The Anabrus simplex isolate iqAnaSimp1 chromosome 5, ASM4041472v1, whole genome shotgun sequence sequence GCCAAACTTGTGAGAGCGCTGCGTATGCGATTATTTGGTCCTGTCCAATTACGATCTAACATGGCATCTGTGGAGTAGAAGACCAGGTGAATCTTCTCTCGTTTTTCTTGTCTGGATGTGAGGAGTTCCTGTTCTGGGCGGATAGATGGTAGTTGTAGTTTAATTCTAAACTCTTCTACCACGAGCAAAGGCTCGTTGGCTAGCTCATTTGCTAATCTTTAAGCTGATATCTTAAGTATCTGACTTTCACATTTTTCTATTGTGTTTAAGTCATCTACTCTTAACTTTTTCTGAATCAGTAGAATTTTGGCATTAAAAAGTATCATAGCTGTTTTTATCGACAATTTGGTAGATTCTTTTACCTCATACATGCTCTTGATAGCCGCGGTTGGTCTTTTCCTTACGCGTACTTTGAAAGAAGTTCCGGAAGGTTGTAAATGTAACAATGTTCCACATGAAAGTTAATTTAACTCTTGCATCAATTGCTTTTAGATGTATCTTCAAATGTTTTCGATTGTCTCGTAAGCATACACTCCACGAGTTCTTCAAGCTCTGTCAACAGTCTCTCCTTGTAATCAGGATCAGTTTCACAGCAGTACTCCACCAACTCATATCTGTTGCCGAAGAAGAACTCGCTGAACTTTTCCGGAGTCAAACGCTCTCTCAACACGCTCTCGTCCATTATGTTGAAGGTGTGGTAACAGGGAGCGTAGATACACCCTGCTATGTTGTACACGTCACAACTTTCCCTGAACTCAGGCCAGGGCAGATAGTCCTCAACTCGGTAACCGTGGCGTCTGAGCTCTTCTCCTAAACAGTTGTGGTACAACGAGAGAAATTTCTCGATGTTCGCAATGCGAAACTCCTGGGGGGTGTTAATATGAAGGAAGGTCATTACGTCGATAGCCGGAGGAGCGTACCTTACCAACTGAAAATCCACCATCCGGACCTGTACGGGAGTTTCATCATCCTCGTCGTACTTGAAAAGCATATTATTGGTCCAGAGATCGCCGTGAGAAACGACATTTCTGTACTTATTTGATGGCTTTACAATCTCATACAGTTGATAAATGAATTTTTTGAATGTTTGTATATTTACTTCattaacattaatatttcttttataCTTTTCCAGCAATATCACAGAAGACGCCAGGCTTTCAACAGCTGAATGAAACCACATATTCGTTTTGAAACTGTTATCATCAACAAAAAAGTTCTCAAAGAGTAAATCAGGATAGAGTTCATTTAGTCTGCATGGCTTGTTAGTTTTCTTTGCTTGATTTTCTTCTATAATGATGGATCCCGCGTGGAAAACAGCCAACGCCCGCAGGAGGAGGACACAATGGGCGTAATCCAGACATTTTTTCCTTCCCGCAAGACGGAACTTCTCATATATAAGATCATCCAACACGAGTGCATCGGGCCTCACGAAGTAGCACTGCGGAGCCCAGGGGTTCTCACTTTCGGGGTATAAGCTAAACAGGGTGGAGAACAGGCCTGTCTCCTTGGGGAATCCTTGACTTGACTGCACCAGTTCGCCTTGGCTCTGGTGGTCCAGAGGGATTCTCTTCACGAAGAAAGCCACTTCCTGCGTCTCCGGAGAACTCGAGAGATGGGTCATCACGGACAACCTCACCTGAAACAGACAGAATTACTCAATATCAGTCGACAAGGAAAAGACTGGTAGTGATTATTGTAAAGGGGAAATACAAGTAGACAATCATTCCGTCTTAAAACTGATCAGAATAGGAAAGAGGAAGAATTTCGAAttctaagaatgaaggtatcagcaaaagaaaagaaaaggtcatgaaaggcatgaaaatgaaaacttctCCAAACCCAGTAAACGTAATAGTATTGAAATGAAAAGACAACACCAGTAAAGTAAGGAAGGTTGGATTGGAAAAATGAAAGAGAAAGGTTTGATACAAGCAGTGAAGGCGACTGGGAATTAGACGCAGAGGGAAGGTGGGAGGAATAATTTATAGGAAACAAAAGGTCTATAACCTCCCTCTAATGGGGGAGATCATAAACATTGCCTAAAAATGAAGATGCCAGCCTGAGGGAAAGGAAGCTGAACCTTTTCATGGCTGGCATTAAAAAAGAACAACCTGAACCCCAAAGATCATGAGAAAAGGTAgtccaagaggacaaactgaggcaaaaaTTCGTTCATAAAAAGAGGAGtcagggattggtataatttaccaagggagatgttcaatatatttccaaattctttgcaaatacttaagaaaatattaggtaaaaatgtatagggaatctaccaccttggcgactgctctaaatgcagatcagtggtgattggaaGTACCGTGAGGTCTGGAGGGAGAGATAAGGGGTGCAcaacatgtatgttgggtattcagcccaaaggctggtttgatcctccacacaTCCACCAAAAGcaatcatagacagcctaggcgtcactgaagagacatactagggaaatgaggaatgaggtagtttcccgttgctttcctcaccaggccagaagttgatgttattacacatcagtctgccaagtccactgaaatgcatgcaccagccgacccatcttggaagtggttttccgtggtttcccacttctcctccaggcaaatgcctggaatgtacctaacttaaggccacgaccacttccttccctcttccttgtctatcccttccaaatttcccattcccccgcaaggtccgtgttcagcatagcaggtgaggccacctggtcgaggtactggtcatcctccccagttgtatcccccgacccagagtcttaagctccaggatactgcccttgaggcggtaaaggtaggatccctcgctgagtccaagggaaaaaccgaccctggtgggtaaacagatgatgatgatgaaaaggctACCAGAGTTACCATTGAAATCACCACTTATAAAAAGACACACGTGAGACAAAAAGTACGGGCATGCTAGCCCCATATCAACCTACATGGTAAAACTTAAATAACAGAGGTGCAAGAGAGAGGTCAGAAACAGGCTCGCACGACATTGTAACACGTTACACAAAGATGCCATCTCAGGTCCGACTAAAGACAAAAACCATTGGTCCGAATTGATTAGTCCATTGGCTTGTGACAGGAtcattggtctacattggttagaccattggctaCTGACAAGAACATTGGTCtagattggttagaccattgggtAGCGACAGGTCCATTGGTCTGCATTGGTTAGACAATTGGCTAGTGACAAGGCCATTGGTcaggattggttagaccattggctaacgacaagaccattggtctggattggttagaacATTGGGTAGCAAAAAGACCATTGGTATCATGGTTAGACCACTGGCTAGCGACAAGAGTATTGGTCTGCAATGCTTAGACAATTGCTAGTGACAAGACAATTGGACTGGATTGGTTACACAATTGGCTAGTGGCAGGTCCATTGGTCTGCATTGGTTAGACCTTtcgctagtgacaagaccattggtctggattagttaaaCCATTGGATAAAGAaaataccattggtctggattggttacacaatggatagtgacaagaccattggtctaaattggttagaccattggctaGCGACAAGACGACTGCTCTGCATTGCTTAGACAattgctagtgacaagaccattggtcttgaTTGGCTAGACAATTGGCTAGTGACAGGACCATTGGTCTGCTTTGTTTAGACCACGGACTAGTTACAAGATCATGGTTCTGTATTGGTTAGACAACTGACTAGTGATAGTacaattggtctggactggttaaaCTGGTTAAACTGCTTAAACTGgtcagtgacaagaccattggcctggattgATTAGAACATTGGCTAATGATAAGGCCAATGGTTTGGAATGGTTAGACCATTGGGTAGCGACACGACCATTAGTCTGCATTCGTTCGACaattggctagtgacaagaccattgtctggattggttagacaaTTGGCTAGTCACAGGACGATTGGTCTgctggtctggattgattagtgacaagatcattggtctgcaTTGGTTAGACAATTGGTTAGTGACAAGgccattgatctggattggttTAACCATTGGCCAACGACAggactattggtctggattggttacacCAATGGGTAGTGACAAGACCATGGCTCTAAATTAGTTAGATCACTGGCTAGCGACAAGACGATTTGTCTGCATTGCATAGATAattgctagtgacaagaccattggtcttgaTTGGTTAGATGATTGGCTAGTCACAGGACGATTGGTCTCCTTTGGTTAGACTACGGAAAAGTGACAAGGTCATTGTTCTGGTTGATTAGAAAACTAGCTAGTGATAgtaccattggtctggactggttaaaCAATTGGTTAGGTTCAAGACCATCGGTCTGCCTTGATTAGACCACTGGCTAATGAAAAGGCCATTGGTATGGAATGGTTAGACCATTGGATAGCGACGAGACCACTTGTCTAGATGGGTCAGACCATTGGCTAACGACATGACCATTAGTCTGGACTGGTAGACAATTGGTCAGTCaccagaccattggtctggattggttagacaaTTGGCTAGTCACAGGACCATTGGTCTgctggtctggattgattagtgacAATACAATTGGTCTGCATTGGTCAGACAATGGGCTAGTGATaggaccattggtctgcactgatTAGACCATTGGTTAGTGACCAGACCATTGGTcgggattggttagaccattgacTCGTGACACGACCATTGGTCAGTACTGATTAGACAAATGgctagtgacaagatcattggtctggattgtgTAGACAATTGgctagtgacaagatcattggtctgaaTTTGTTAGACAATTGGCTAGTAACAGcaccattggtctgcattggttAGATCATTGACTAGTgtcaacaccattggtctggatttgttaCGCCATTGCCTAacgataagaccattggtctgcatttGTTAGACAATTGGTTAGTGGCAGGAcctttggtctggattggttagacaaTTGGTTAGTGACCAGATCATTGTTCTGCATTGGTTAGACTATTGGTTAGTGACCAGACCATTGGTCGGGATCGGTTGGACTATTGACTAGTGACACGACCATTGGTCAGTACTGGTTAGACAATTGGCTAGTGACACGACCATTGGTCAGTATTGGTTAGAAAATTGGCTAGTGACACGACCATTGTTCAGTATTGCTTAGACAattgctagtgacaagaccattgttctggattggttagacAATTGGCCAGGGACAGGACCATTGGTCTGCTTTGGTTAGACTACGGACTAATGACAAAATCATTGCTCTGGATTGGTTAGACAACTGGCTAGTgataggaccattggtctggactgctTAAACAATTGATCTGGATTGATTAGAACAATTGGCTAATGAAAAGACCATCGGTCTGGATTGGTCAGACCATTGAGTAGCGACCAGACCATTGGTCtagattggttagaccattgggtagcgacaacaccattggtctaaattggttagaccattggttaGCGACAAGACGATTGATCTGCACTGCTGAGACAattgctagtgacaagaccattggtctggttgGTTAGACAATTGGCTAATGACATGGCCATTGGTCTTCATTGGTtataccattggtctggattggtttaACCATTGGCCAACGACAGGACCAGGGGTCTGGATTAGTTTCACCATTgggtagtgacaagaccattggtctaaaTTGGTTAGACCATTCGCTCGCAACAAGACGATGTGTCTGCATTGCTTAGACAattgctagtgacaagaccattggtcttgaTTGGTTAGACAATTGGGTAGTGACAGGACGATTGGTCTGCTTTGGTTAAACCACGGACTAGTGACAAGGTCATTGTTTTGGATTGGTTAGACAACTGGGTACTGAGAGAACCATTTGTCTGGACTGGTTAAACAATTGGTTAggtacaagaccattggtctgaattcATTACACCATTGGCTAATGAAAAGGCCATTGGTATGGAATGGTTAGACCGTTGGGTAGCGACACGACCATTAGTATGCATTGGTTAAACAATTGGCTAGTGACAAATCCATTGGTCTGGATCGGTTAGACAATTGGCTAGTCACAGGACCATTTGTCTGCTGGTCTGGATTAATTAGTGACAAGACAATTGGTCTGCATTGGTTAGACAATAGGCTAGTGATAGGAATATTGTTCTACATTGATTAGATCATTGGTTAGTGACTAGACCATTGCTagggattggttagaccattgacTAGTGACACGTCCATTGGTCAGTATTGGTTAGACAAATGGAtagtgacaagatcattggtctggattgtgTAGACAATTGgctagtgacaagatcattggtctgaaTTTGTTAAACCATTGGCTGGTGACAGCACCATTGTTCTGCATTGGTTAGATCATGGACTAGtgtcaagaccattggtctggattggttacgcCATTGCCTAACCATAAGACAATTGGTCtagattggttagaccattggtatGCATTTGTTAGACAATAGGTTAGTGGCAGGAcctttggtctggattggttagacaaTTGGCTAATGAAAGGACCATTGGTCTCCATTGGTTAGACTATTGGCTAGTGACAGGGCCATTGTTCTGCGTTGGTTAGACAACTGGATAGGGACAGGACCACAGGACCATTGGTGTGTATTGGTTAGACAATTAGTTAATGACAGAACCATTGGTCCGTGTTGGTTAGACAATTGGTTAttgataagaccattggtctggattggttagaccattgggtagcgacaagaccattggtctacaTTGATTAGACCATTGGCTATTGACAAGatcactggtctggattggttagacaaCTGGCTATTGATAAGGCCATTGTTCTTCATCGGTTAGATATTTGGCTAGCGACAGGACCAAGATCTTCACTGTTAGACCATTGGCTACTGACAGGATCAATAGTCTGAATTTGTTAGATAATTGGCTAGTGACAGGACCATTTTTCTTCattggttagaccattggctaGTG is a genomic window containing:
- the LOC136874306 gene encoding uncharacterized protein, which codes for MATSQVLSEQEWLCAVQKRLRTNDCKILKVTVSQLGGDVGGFLGDHLRVRLSVMTHLSSSPETQEVAFFVKRIPLDHQSQGELVQSSQGFPKETGLFSTLFSLYPESENPWAPQCYFVRPDALVLDDLIYEKFRLAGRKKCLDYAHCVLLLRALAVFHAGSIIIEENQAKKTNKPCRLNELYPDLLFENFFVDDNSFKTNMWFHSAVESLASSVILLEKYKRNINVNEVNIQTFKKFIYQLYEIVKPSNKYRNVVSHGDLWTNNMLFKYDEDDETPVQVRMVDFQLVRYAPPAIDVMTFLHINTPQEFRIANIEKFLSLYHNCLGEELRRHGYRVEDYLPWPEFRESCDVYNIAGCIYAPCYHTFNIMDESVLRERLTPEKFSEFFFGNRYELVEYCCETDPDYKERLLTELEELVECMLTRQSKTFEDTSKSN